The Fuscovulum sp. sequence AACTCAAAGACGAAGCAGGGGTGATCTGATGGCCGTTCTTCTTCTCGCCGATGTGAATGACGGGCAGCTCGCCACCGATGCCGTGGCAAAGACCCTCTCCGCCGTGGCGTCGCTGGGCGACGTGCATCTCCTGATCGCAGGCACCTCCGCCGCAGCAGCGGCCGAGGCCGCCAAGCTCGCAGGTGTGGCCAAGGTTCTTCACGCAGATGACGCCGCCTTCGATCATGGCATGGCCGAATCCACCGCCGCCCTGATCGCGGGTCTGGCGGGCGGCTACAGCCACATCGCCGCCGCCGCCACCGCGTTTTCCAAGAATGTGCTGCCCCGCGTGGCCGCCCTTCTCGACGTGATGGTGATCTCCGACGTGACCGCCGTCATCGACGCCGACACGTTCGAACGCCCGATCTACGCCGGCAACGCCATCCAGACCGTGAAATCGGCGGATGCGAAAAAGGTGTTCACCGTCCGCACGGCCTCTTTCGCCGCTGTCGGCAACACCGGCGCGGCAGCCGTCGAAAAGATCGCCGCCAGCGCCGATGCCTCGCTGTCGAAATGGGTTGAAGACAAGGTCGCCGCCTCTGACCGCCCGGAACTCACCTCCGCAGGCATCGTCGTCTCTGGTGGCCGTGGCGTCGGGTCCCAAGCCGATTTCGCCCTGATCGAACAACTGGCCGACAAGCTGGGTGCCGCCGTCGGTGCCTCGCGCGCGGCGGTCGACTCGGGCTACGCTCCGAACGATTGGCAGGTCGGCCAAACCGGCAAGGTCGTCGCCCCCACGCTCTACGTGGCCGTCGGCATCTCGGGTGCGATCCAGCATCTGGCCGGGATGAAGGACTCCAAGGTCATCGTCGCCATCAACAAAGACGAAGAGGCCCCGATCTTCCAGGTCGCCGATTACGGCCTCGTGGCCGACCTCTTCACCGCCGTGCCGGAAATGATCGAAAAGCTCTGATCCCGCCGCAGGCCGGATCGGAACAGGGGCGCGGGTGCAAACCCGCGCCCCTTTTGCATCACACCATCCCGCGCAGCACCGGCAACAGGGCCGCCGCCACATCCTCATGCGCCACCACACCCGGCAGGCCCCGCGCCGCAGGCTCGGCCAAGGCCGGAAACACCATCCCCTCCAGCCCCTTCCACCGCGTTGCCACACTGGGCGTCACGGTCACCAGCGCATCCGCCCGCTCCATCGCCGCCTCCAACATCGCCGCATCCACCAGCAGCGGCTCTCCCATCGGCACATCGCGGCGCGGGCCGGGGGCCTGATCGGCCATCCACAGCAGCACCGTCTTTCCCCGCATCCCTGCCAGCAATGCCCCCATCCGCGCGCCCCAGGCCGCCCGCAACTCATCCGCCACCAGCGCAAACCGCTCTGGCCCCGCCTCGAACAGTGACCGCAGCATATGGCGGGTAAAGCTGAAATCCGTGAAATCCACCCCGCGATAGATCGCCTGCAACAAGGGCGACGCCCGCAGGAACCGGTCATTGCGCCGTTGATGTACCGTATACAGCCGGTTCGTCAGATCCGCCGCGCCGGGCACCTGCACCACTGTCACAACCGCCCGCGACACGATCTCCATCACCGCCGGATCGTTCAGCCATGCATCCGGCCCCGCATTGGGGCAGCCCAGATTGACCACCGGCAGATCAAGCCCCGCCTCCAGCAGCGCGGGATAGGGCTGCGGGATATAGCGGCCATAAGCCTCGATCCCGCCCAGAACCACCGCATAGCGCCCGCCCAGATCGCGCCGCGGCCCGCGAAACAGCAACCGCGACCGCCCATACCGGCACGGCATATAATCCAGCGACCCGTCGCCGGGATAAACATAGGCCATCGCCCACACCCCCAAGTTTTCACAACACCCAGGGCAAAGCCTGCCGGGCAGAGATGAACAAAGGGCTAAAGTCGCAATTCGAACCAATCTTTCCGCAACACTCCCTGCCCACCCCATCTTGCGCCCACGGCCCCCACACGCCTAAGGTCGCCGCGGACAGAAGGAGCACGAAAATGGCAGAGATCCGCACCGTCGGCATCGTGGGCGCAGGTCAGATGGGCAATGGCATCGCCCATGTCTTCGCCCTTGCTGGCTATGACGTGCTGCTCAATGACATCGCGCAGGACAGCCTCGACAAGGCTGTCGCGCTCATCGACCGCAACATCGAACGGCAAGTCAGCCGGGGCAAAGTCAGCGCCGAGGATAAGGCCGCCGCGATGGCCCGCATCCGGACCACGCTCAAACTCGCCGATCTCGGCCCCTCTGACCTTATCATCGAAGCCGCCACCGAACGCGAAACCGTCAAGCAGGCGATATTCGAGGATCTGCTGCCCCACCTGAAGCCCTCCACGATCCTCACCTCCAACACCTCGTCCATCTCCATCACGCGCCTTGCCAGCCGCACCGACCGGCCGGAAAAATTCATGGGCTTCCACTTCATGAACCCCGTCCCAGTGATGCAACTGGTGGAACTGATCCGCGGCATCGCCACCGATCAGGACACTTGGGACAGCCTCCACGCCGTTGTTCGCAAACTGGGCAAGACCGCCGCCAGCGCTGAAGACTTCCCCGCTTTCATCGTCAACCGCATCCTGATGCCCATGATCAACGAAGCGGTCTATACGCTCTACGAAGGCGTAGGCTCGGTCAAATCCATCGACGAATCTCTCAAACTCGGCGCGAACCACCCGATGGGCCCGCTGGAACTGGCCGATTTCATCGGGCTGGACACCTGCCTTGCCATCATGAACGTGCTGCATGACGGTCTGGCCGACACCAAATACCGCCCCTGCCCTCTGCTGACAAAGTATGTGGAGGCGGGGTGGCTCGGCCGCAAAACCCAGCGCGGCTTCTACGACTATCGCGGCGAAACCCCGGTTCCGACACGCTAAGAAGCGGAAACTGACGCAGTTTCCGCGCCGATTTCTGACGCAGAAATCGGTGCCAAACTTCGTGATTTCGGAATTTGTGTCAAATTCCGCAGCGATTTCTGCGCCAGAAATCGCCCCAAAGGCCCCTGATTTTTCGCAGAAAAATCGTTGGGGCCAGACGTCGCCCCCCTCACAGGCCCCACGATTTTCCTGCGAAAAATCAGGGCCTGTGCCTCATTTCTTCAAACTCAACGTATGCTCGCGCAGCCACGCCAGAAACCCCCGCGGGTTCCCTTCCCACTTCTTCAACTCCTCCGCCGGGATCGGCGCACCGATCACGGGGCGCGTCGGCTTGAACAGGCAGCGCTTGATCTCATACAGCAGCAGCCCCTGCCGGACCGTGTCGCTGATCTTGTTGGCGATCAGAAAGGCGCGTGAATTCTGGCCGGGGAAATACACCGGCAGGATCGTCGCGCCCGAGGATTTCACGATCTTATGGGTAAAGACGTTCCACTCGCTCTCCACCGCAGGGCCCCACCAGCCCTCGGACATCGCCACCTTGCCGGCCGGGAACAGGATGATCACGCCCCCCGCCTTCAGATGCTTCATCGTCTCGTCCCGCATCTGCAGGCCCAATTCGCGCGCATTGTCCTCATGCGGAAAGGGCACCGGGATCATGAACTGTTCCACTTCCGGAATCCCCGTCAGCAGCGACCGCGTCAGGATCTTGAAATCCGACCGCACCCGCGTGACCAATTCCGCCAGAACCATCCCATCCACCAATCCCGACGGGTGGTTCGACACCACCACCAGCGGCCCGGTCTTCGGGATCAGCGCAATCTCCTCGGGCGGCGTCTGGATGGTGATCCCCATCTGACGGATCGCCTTGGGCCAGAACGGTGCGCCCACCGGCGCCCCCGTCCGCTCGAAATCCCGGATCAGTTTCAGCAGCGTAACCTTCGCCGTCAGCCATTCCAGAACCCGGATCGTGTTCGCCTTGACCGGGTTCTTGAACGTTCCGGCATAGGACAGACGGCGCATGTCATAGGGGCGTTCCGCCCGCTCCACCCTGCGGCGGGCAAGTTCCTCTTCGCTCACCTCAAGGCTGCGGAGATCTTCGCTCTGCGACGTCTCGGTCACGGCGGCTTTGCCTTTCGCGTCTGACGCGCCTCAGTAGTCCTCGCCGAAGCGGTTTGCAACCAGCGCCTCCAGCGCATCGGCAAGCTTCTCCGCTTCCGCCCCCTGCGTCGCCACCTCGATGGCCGTGCCGCGCGATGCGGCCAACATCAGCAGACCCATGATCGAATCCCCCGAAACGGTCATCCCGTCCTTGGTCACCCGCGCCTGTGCCTCGTGGCTTTCCACCACTTCCACAAACTTGGCCGAGGCCCGCGCATGCAGGCCCTTCTCATTGATGATCCGCAATACCCGTCCCGTCATGTTCCCCAGCTCACGCCCCGCCGCCAAGGTCCAGACTGTTGATATACTTGCGCCCCGCGTCAAGCGCCGCCGCCACCGCCTCGGTCACCGTCAGCTCGCGCGATTTGGCCAGCTTGATCAGCATGGGCAGGTTCGCGCCATAGACGATGCGCCGATCCTGCCCGCTGCACGCCATCAGCGACAGGTTCGAAGGCGATCCACCGAACATGTCGGTCACCACCACCACGCCCGCGCCGGTATCCACTGAATCCGCCGCCGCGCAGATTTCCGCCTGCTTGGCGCTGCGGTCATGGTCATCTTCGATGGCGATGGCCCGCATCGCATCTTGCTTGCCCACGACATGCTCCACCGCCGACAGGTATTCCCGCGCCAGCCCGCCATGTGCAACGATCACGATACCGATCACGCGCCTGTCACCCCAGTAGCCAAGGGCGGCTGCGATGCCGCCCTGCGTTCCAGTTCCCGGTGACGTTTTGACACCGGCCAGCCCGCCTCTGCAAGCGCTTTGGCCAGTATTTCTGCAACTGCAACACTGCGATGCTGCCCGCCGGTGCAGCCAAAGCCGATGGCCAGATGCGCCTTGCCTTCCTCCACCATAGCCGGAAGCAGAAAGGTGATCAGATCGCTCAACCGTCCGTAGAATTCCGCAAAGCGCGCATCGCCGCGGATATAGGCCTCCACCGCTTCATCGCGCCCGTCCAGATCGCGCAAGGCCTGTTCCCAATAGGGATTCCGCAGAAACCGGCAATCGAACACCATATCCACACCGCGCGGCATCCCGCGCTTAAAGCTGAAGCTTTGCAACGATACCGCCAGCCGCTCGCCGACCCGTGGATCGAACCACTGCGCCAGTTCCGCCTTCAGGTCATGCGGGCTCATCTCACTGGTGTCGATCAGATGATCCGCCCGCGCCCGGATCGGCGCCAAGAGATCAATCTCGCGCGCCACCCCTTCGGCAGGCGTTTCCGCCGGGGCCAGCGGATGGCGCCGCCGCGTCTGGCTGTAGCGCTGGATCAGCACGGATGCCGCGCAATCCACATAGATCATTTCCAGCGTCACCCGCGGATCCCGCGTCAGCGCATCAATCAACTCGATCAGCGCCGCCACGTTGAAATCGCGGTTGCGCACATCCAGGCCCAGCGCGATGGGCCGCCCCAGCGGCGCCCCCTCAATCAGCCGCGGCACAAGGCTCAGCGGCAGATTGTCGATCACCTCATAACCCAGATCTTCCAGCGCATCGATCGCGGTTGACCGTCCGGCCCCCGAAGGCCCGGTCACCAGCACCAGCCGATGCTCCTGCATCGGCACCGATCCTTGTGCGTTTGGTACATCCGTCACGGGCACGTCCGTCATTCCCTGCGTCCTGCACTGACATAGAGCAGCAGCGAAGCCGGGAAATGGGGCGTTTGGCTTCCCAGCACAAGGTCCACGCTCCGCCCAAGATAGGAAACCTCACGTCGCGGCGGCAGGCGCATCGTTTCCCCCTGCCCCAGATCGACTGCCAGCACCACTTCGGCCCCCTCAACGGGATCGGCATTCAGCAGACCCACTCCCCGTGCCTCGATCATTCCCCGGATCGTCGGCGGGCACGCGGCCCAAAGCGCCCCATCGCGCAGCGAAAGCGCCACCTGATCATCCGCCACCAGCCGCGCGCCCAGCGCCATAAGCTGCAAGGCCAGCGCCGACTTGCCCGCCCCCGATGGCCCGATGATCAGAATGCCCCGCCCCTCGACCGCCACGCAGGTCGCGTGCAGCAGCAGGCCGTTGCCGGTCACACCGGCAGACCCACCACAAACCGCGCGCCCAGCGGATCAGAGGTCACATCCGCATGGGTCGGGCGGATGTTCTCGGCCCAGATCACGCCGCCATGCGCCTCGACGATCTGCTTGGAAATCGCCAGCCCCAGCCCCGAATGTTCACCGAACTGAACCTGCGGACGTTCCGAATAGAACCGCTTGAACACCTTGGTCAGCGCCTGTTCCGGAATCCCCGGCCCAGTATCCTCGACCACGATCAGCACCCGGTTCTCACGCCGCCGCGCCCAGACGCGCACCGCATCGCCATCTTCGCAAAAGCTGATCGCATTGGTGATCAGGTTCACAAAAACCTGCGCCAGCCGCGCCTCCAGCCCCCGGATCATGATCGGATCGCCGGGGAAATCGGTGATGAACTCGACACCCTTCTCATTGGCCTGCTGGCCCAGATACTCCGCGATGTTGGAAAGGGTGCGGACAAGGTTGAACTCCTCCTCCTCCTCCTTCACCAATTCGCTGTCCAGCCGCGACGCGTTGGAAATGTCGCTCACCAGACGGTCCAGCCGCCGCACGTCATGCTCGATCACGTCCAGCAGCTTGTTCTTCTGGTCGTCCCGCTTGGCCAGCCGCATCGTGCCGACGGCAGACCTCAGGCTGGCAAGGGGGTTCTTGATCTCATGCGCCACATCCGCCGCGAACTGCTCATTCGCGTCGATCCGGTCATAGAGCGCCGCCACCATGCCCCGCATCGCCACCGACAGCCGCCCGATCTCATCGGGTCGCGCCGCCAGATCGGGGATCCGCACGCGCCCGGGTGCCATCTTGCGTGCATCCCTGTCGCGCCCCAACTCCGCCGCCGCCGCAAGGTCAGACAGCGGATTGGCAATCGTCGATGCCAACACAAGGCTCAGGCCAAAGGACACCATCAGCGACGCGATGAAGATCAGCAAAACCTGTTCCCGCTCGCCGCGCACCAGCACATCAATCCCGGCCTGATCGCCGCTCAGCGCGACAACGGCCAGAACCTGCCCGTTCACCGTCACCGGTTGCGCCACGGCAAACAGCCGCCCGCCATCCGGCGCGCGCCCGTCGATCCGCACGCCCTCGCCCTTCAGCGCGGCAGGCAGCAACGTCTGCACCAGCGCAAACCCGTCCGTCGCTGCGGCATCCGGCTCGGCCCCTGACACAAGGCTCCGCACCCCGTTCCAGGCCCCGGTCAGCGTATCGACGATCGGCGTCGGCCGCGTCACGATCGCCGGGCGATCCGCGCCCATCCGCCGCGCTGCCAGCGTGCCATCCGCCGCCACCGCAAAGGCCTCAACCCCCGGCGGCACCTGCACGCTTTCCAGCACTCGCGCCAGCCGCGCCGCATCCATCGGCCCCGGCGCCTCGGCGGCCACGGCCTCGAACACGTCCGACACCAGCGCCGCCTCGTTCACCAGCGCCTCACCGCGCAGGCCCACCAGCGTATCGCGGAACGGGTTCAGAAACAGCACCCCCCCTGCCAGCACCAGCAGCGCCAGCAGGTTGAACAGGATGATCTTCCGCGCCAGCGGCGACCGGTTCAACGACACCAGCCCCCGCCTGTCACGGCTTGCGCGCAAGGCAGGATCGACCAGCCCCTCACCCGAGGTCCAGTCTTCCCCAAGGATCACCTCGCCCGAACGGGCCGGGCGGCCATCCTTTCCAATGCGCGGTGCTGCGGTCATTTACTCTTCGTTATAGCGATAGCCGATTCCATATAACGTCTCGATGGCCGAAAAGTTGTCGTCCACCGCCCGCATTTTTTTCCGAAGCCGCTTGATATGGCTGTCGATGGTGCGGTCGTCCACATAGACCTGGTCGTCATAGGCCACGTCCATCAGCTGATCCCGGCTCTTCACGAAACCGGGCCGCTGGGCCAGCGCCTGCAACAGCATGAACTCCGTCACCGTCAGCGCCACATCATTGCCCTTCCAGGTCACGGAATGGCGCAGCGGGTCCATGCGCAGGTTGCCCCGCTCCATGATCTTGGTCTCTTCCGTCACCGCCACTTCGCCACTGGCAATCGCATCCTGCCGGCGCAGCAGCGCCCGGATGCGCTCCACCAGCAGGCGCTGGCTGAACGGCTTCTTCACATAGTCATCCGCGCCCATGCGCAGACCCAGAACCTCGTCGATCTCGTCATCCTTGGATGTCAAAAAGATCACCGGCATGCTGGTTTTCTGCCGCAGCCGCTGCAACAGGTCCATCCCGTCCATCCGCGGCATCTTGATATCGAGAACCGCCATGTCCGGCAGCCGACGGTTAAAGGCGTCCAGCGCCGATTGCCCGTCATTATAAGTTTCTACTTCAAAGCCCTCGGCTTCCAAGGTCATTGCGACGGATGTCAGGATATTCCTGTCATCGTCGACAAGCGCGATCCTTGCCATATCGATTTCCCTACTCTGCCCGTGTGTCATTGATTTTTTGTTTTGTGGGGCATGATCATTTTTCCATCGCAGGGAATCAACCGATATGTGCGAATCACGTCATCTGTGGGGCGCAACCGTCGCGGAAAACCCACAGAAATGGCCAAATTGCCGCACATTCCCGTCCTGCGGGCAGGATTGTATCCACTGGTTGCGCCAAACTCGCAATGGTTGCGCTAACTGTGCGAAAGCGTCCTGTTCCATGCGGCAAACGACGTGTTATAGCAATTTTATGTCGCGGCCGATTTGGCCCGGACGTCGGCATCTGCCCCTTGGCCCGGGCAGGACTTCACTGGAATGGACATGGTCGGTGCGATCCCGGCCACAGGAGCTTGCAGGATGACGAACGGACGCGTGAACCCCGCGCAGGAATTGGCACATCAAGGCATCACCGGCCTCGGGAACGTCTATTACAACTTCCCCGAACCAGCCCTTGTCGAAGCTGCGGTCACCCGGGGCGAAGGCAGGCTTGGCATCGGCGGTGCCTTCCTCTGCTCCACCGGTCAGTTCACCGGCCGCTCCCCCAAGGACAAGCATGTCGTCCGCACCCCGTCGGTGGAAAAGACGATCTGGTGGGAAAACAACGCCGCCATGCCGCCCGAAGGCTTTGATCGCCTCCATGCCGACATGCTGGCCCATATGCAGGGCCGCGATTACTTCGTTCAGGATCTCTACGCCGGGGCCGACCCCGTCCATCGCCTCGATGTGCGCGTCGTCACCGAACTGGCTTGGCACGGCCTTTTCATCCGCCACGTCCTGCGCCGCCCCGCCCGGGCCGAGCTTGACAGCTTCGTCCCCGAATGGACCATCATCAACTGCCCCAGCTTCAAGGCCGACCCGGCCCGCCACGGCTGCCGCAGCGAAACCGTCATCGCCTTCCACTTCGACAAGAAGCTGATCCTGATCGCCAACACGGCCTATGCGGGCGAAAACAAGAAATCCGTCTTCACCCTGCTCAACTACCTGCTGCCCGAAAAAGGCGTGATGCCGATGCACTGCTCGGCCAACCACGCCATCGGCAACCCGGTCGACACGGCGGTCTTCTTTGGCCTCTCCGGCACGGGCAAGACCACGCTTTCCGCATCGCCCGATCGCACCCTGATCGGCGACGATGAACACGGCTGGTCCGACCGCGGCTCCTTCAATTTTGAGGGCGGCTGCTACGCCAAGACCATCAACCTCGACCCCGAGGCAGAGCCCGAAATCTACGCCACCACCCACCGCTTCGCGACTGTGGTGGAAAACATGGTCTATGATCCCGAAACGCTGGAACTTGATTTCAACGATGACAGCCTGACCGCCAACACGCGCTGCGCCTATCCGTTGGACTATATCTCCAACGCCTCCAGCACCGGCCTTGGCGGGCACCCCAAGAACATCATCATGCTCACCTGCGATGCCTTCGGCGTCCTGCCGCCCATCTCGCGGCTGACGCCCGCGCAGGCCATGTATCACTTCCTGTCCGGCTTCACCGCCAAGGTGGCTGGCACCGAACGCGGCGTCACCGAACCGCAGCCCACCTTCTCCACCTGCTTCGGCGCGCCCTTCATGCCCCGCCGGCCCGAGGTCTATGGCAAGCTTCTGCAAGCCAAGATCGCCAAGCACGGCGCAACCTGCTGGCTGGTCAACACCGGCTGGACCGGCGGCGCCTTCGGCACGGGCAAGCGGATGCCGATCAAGGCCACCCGCGCGCTGCTCTCAGCCGCACTCGATGGCTCCCTCGGCACCGTGGAATTCCGCCGCGACCCGAATTTCGGGTTCGAGGTGCCGGTCGCCGTGCCGGGCGTGGACACCGCCCTTCTCGACCCGCGCAACACCTGGGCCGACAAAGCCGCCTATGACGCGCAGGCCGCGAAACTGGTGGACATGTTCTCCAAGAACTTCGCCCAATACGTCCCGTTCATCGACGATGACGTAAAGGCCGCCGCCATCGGCTGATCGCAAAAGGCCGGGACATTTTCTGAAACTGTCCCGGCCCCTATCCTTCGCAGAAGGATCCAGAATTTTCGCAGAAAATTCGCCCCTTCACATCACCGCCTGCCGCACCAGGTTCAACCCGGTCAGCACAAGCAACCCCTGCGTCCAGCGCCGGAATTGCGCCTGATCCAGCCGGTCCTGCACGCGATAGCCGATGAACATTCCCACCATCGCAGGCACCACCAACGCGGCCGAAAACCCAAGGCTCGCCGCATCGGCCACCCCGGTCCGCAGATGCGCCGCCAGCAGGGCCACCGCCCCGATCAGAAACACCACCCCCTGCACCCGCACCGTCTCCTGCTTGCCCGCCCCGGTCGACAGCAGATAGACCAGCAGAGGCGGCCCCCAGATGCCCGAAATTCCCCCGAACATCCCGCCCAGAACCCCCAGCCCCCATTCCGCCCGCGCCCTGTGCCGGATGGGCAGCGCCAAAGGCACCCCCGCCAGTTGCAACCCTGCAAAGGCTGTCACCGGCACCCCCAGGATCAACAGATATGCCGTGCGCGGGATCACCGTCAGCAGCGGCGCTGACAGGATGATGAACACCACCGTCCCGATCAGAAACCGCCGATAGGCGATCACCGACTCCCACGCCGCAGGCAAACCCTGCCGCGTCGACTGGCTCAGATTGGTGATCAGCGTCGGCAATATCAGCCCCGCCACCGCAAGTTCCGGCGGCAGGAACCCGTTAAAGGCCGAAATCATGATCAGCGGCATGGCAAAGCCCACCGCCCCCTTCACGAACCCGGCAAACAGCGTCACCGCCATCGCCGCCCAGAATGCCGCAGGCTCCAGCCCCGCCATCGCCACGTCCATTCCAGCCCCCCGCGCCCTGTCGGCTGCGACCATGCCGCCCCGGCTTGGCAAAGCCAAGGGCCGACTCACCCCTCAAAGCCCAATCCCAAACGTGGTTAACCGCCCAACCACCGTGCGCTGCGTGCATACGCCCGTCTGCACAGGCATCTGCACCGGCAGCTGCACCGCAATCCGGCCCATTAATACAGCGCCCGCAAGCGCTTAGGCCTCAAAACGCAGCCAACCGCCCCGCTTTGGCATACAGACCGCAGAAATTCCGCTGCGACATTTTCCTTCACTTGACGTTTTTCCAGCGAAATTAAGTTGCTCAGCGCACATGAAGGCACTACCTATCTCGCAACCGCAGCATGCCCTTTCCAAGGTGATCCCGATGCCCCACGATGGCCAGTCCGTGACGCAGTCGCCCCTCCTCGCCGACCTTCTCCGCCTCACGGCCGAAGCCCTCCCCGAGGTCGAGGCCACCTTCATCGCCGCCCGCGAAAACCTCCGCGGCATGGTCACCGTTGCGGGCAAGGTCTCTGCCGCTGCACTGGAAGAACACCAATACGCCGCCCATGCGCTGGCATGGCTCGCCACCTATACGGAATCCCTGCGGCAGATGCAGGCCTGGGCGCTGCGCCTCGATGCCGATGGCAAGTTCTCGGAAATGGAGGCGCTGCTCCTACAGATCGCCTATGGCGAATACCTCCAGCAGATCCAAGGCGGCATTCCGATGAGCCAGGGAGAGGTCGCGCGCTTGCAGGACCTCGGCCTCACCCCGGCCAAACCCGGCGCGGCGGCGGTTGCCCTCATGGCCCAGGGCAATACCGTCGCCGCCCGCACCCGCCTCGTGGAATTGATGCGCGACAATCACGGCCGCGCCACCTTTGGCGCCTCCGGGTTGGATGAAGAACTGGAAATGATCCGCGATCAATTCCGCCGCTTCGCCGATGACAAGGTCATCCCGCACGCCCAAGGCTGGCACCTGCGCGATGAACTGATCCCGATGGAAATCATTGATTCCCTTGCCGAAATGGGCGTCTTTGGCCTGACCATCCCCGAAGAATTCGGCGGGTTCGGCCTGTCAAAGGCCTCCATGGTTGTGGTGTCCGAAGAACTCTCGCGCGGCTATATCGGCGTGGGCTCCCTCGGCACCCGCTCCGAAATCGCGGCAGAGCTGATCCTTTGCGGCGGCACGCCTGAACAAAAGGCCAAATGGCTGCCCAAACTCGCCTCCGGCGAAATCCTCCCCACCGCGGTCTTTACAGAACCCAACACCGGGTCCGACCTCGGCTCCCTGCGCACCAAGGGCCGCAAGGAAGGTGATGACTGGGTCATCAACGGCAACAAAACCTGGATCACCCACGCCGCCCGCACCCATGTGATGACCGTCCTCGCCCGCACCATCGACGGCACGACCGATTATCGTGGCCTGTCGATGTTCCTGGCCGAAAAGACCCCCGGCACCGATGAAACCCCCTTCGTGGACGCTGGCCTGTCGGGTGGTGAGATCGAGGTTCTCGGCTATCGCGGCATGAAGGAATACACCGTCAACTTCGACGATTTCAAAGTGAAGGGCGAAAACCTTCTCGGCGGCGTCGAAGGCCAAGGTTTCAAACAGCTGATGCAAACCTTCGAATCCGCCCGCATCCAGACCGCCGCCCGCGCCGTGGGCGTGGCGCAATCGGCGCTGGAGGTCGGCATGAAATACGCCGAAGACCGCAAGCAATTCGGCAAATCCCTGATCGAATTTCCCCGCGTTTCCGGCAAACTGGCCATGATGGCGGTGGAAATCATGGTGGCCCGCCAGCTCACCTATTTCTCCGCCTGGCAAAAGGACCATGACAAACGCTGCGATCTTGAGGCGGGCATGGCCAAGCTGCTGGGCGCCCGCGTCGCATGGGCCAGCGCCGATAACGCGCTGCAAATCCACGGCGGCAACGGCTTTGCTCTGGAATACACGATCAGCCGCATCCTCTGCGACGCGCGCATCCTGAACATCTTCGAAGGCGCTGCCGAAATTCAGGCCCAGGTCATCGCCCGCCGCCTTCTG is a genomic window containing:
- a CDS encoding FAD-binding protein; translated protein: MAVLLLADVNDGQLATDAVAKTLSAVASLGDVHLLIAGTSAAAAAEAAKLAGVAKVLHADDAAFDHGMAESTAALIAGLAGGYSHIAAAATAFSKNVLPRVAALLDVMVISDVTAVIDADTFERPIYAGNAIQTVKSADAKKVFTVRTASFAAVGNTGAAAVEKIAASADASLSKWVEDKVAASDRPELTSAGIVVSGGRGVGSQADFALIEQLADKLGAAVGASRAAVDSGYAPNDWQVGQTGKVVAPTLYVAVGISGAIQHLAGMKDSKVIVAINKDEEAPIFQVADYGLVADLFTAVPEMIEKL
- a CDS encoding DUF6473 family protein; this translates as MAYVYPGDGSLDYMPCRYGRSRLLFRGPRRDLGGRYAVVLGGIEAYGRYIPQPYPALLEAGLDLPVVNLGCPNAGPDAWLNDPAVMEIVSRAVVTVVQVPGAADLTNRLYTVHQRRNDRFLRASPLLQAIYRGVDFTDFSFTRHMLRSLFEAGPERFALVADELRAAWGARMGALLAGMRGKTVLLWMADQAPGPRRDVPMGEPLLVDAAMLEAAMERADALVTVTPSVATRWKGLEGMVFPALAEPAARGLPGVVAHEDVAAALLPVLRGMV
- a CDS encoding 3-hydroxybutyryl-CoA dehydrogenase — protein: MAEIRTVGIVGAGQMGNGIAHVFALAGYDVLLNDIAQDSLDKAVALIDRNIERQVSRGKVSAEDKAAAMARIRTTLKLADLGPSDLIIEAATERETVKQAIFEDLLPHLKPSTILTSNTSSISITRLASRTDRPEKFMGFHFMNPVPVMQLVELIRGIATDQDTWDSLHAVVRKLGKTAASAEDFPAFIVNRILMPMINEAVYTLYEGVGSVKSIDESLKLGANHPMGPLELADFIGLDTCLAIMNVLHDGLADTKYRPCPLLTKYVEAGWLGRKTQRGFYDYRGETPVPTR
- a CDS encoding lysophospholipid acyltransferase family protein; the encoded protein is MTETSQSEDLRSLEVSEEELARRRVERAERPYDMRRLSYAGTFKNPVKANTIRVLEWLTAKVTLLKLIRDFERTGAPVGAPFWPKAIRQMGITIQTPPEEIALIPKTGPLVVVSNHPSGLVDGMVLAELVTRVRSDFKILTRSLLTGIPEVEQFMIPVPFPHEDNARELGLQMRDETMKHLKAGGVIILFPAGKVAMSEGWWGPAVESEWNVFTHKIVKSSGATILPVYFPGQNSRAFLIANKISDTVRQGLLLYEIKRCLFKPTRPVIGAPIPAEELKKWEGNPRGFLAWLREHTLSLKK
- a CDS encoding HPr family phosphocarrier protein, with translation MTGRVLRIINEKGLHARASAKFVEVVESHEAQARVTKDGMTVSGDSIMGLLMLAASRGTAIEVATQGAEAEKLADALEALVANRFGEDY
- a CDS encoding PTS fructose transporter subunit IIA, translating into MIGIVIVAHGGLAREYLSAVEHVVGKQDAMRAIAIEDDHDRSAKQAEICAAADSVDTGAGVVVVTDMFGGSPSNLSLMACSGQDRRIVYGANLPMLIKLAKSRELTVTEAVAAALDAGRKYINSLDLGGGA
- the rapZ gene encoding RNase adapter RapZ, which produces MQEHRLVLVTGPSGAGRSTAIDALEDLGYEVIDNLPLSLVPRLIEGAPLGRPIALGLDVRNRDFNVAALIELIDALTRDPRVTLEMIYVDCAASVLIQRYSQTRRRHPLAPAETPAEGVAREIDLLAPIRARADHLIDTSEMSPHDLKAELAQWFDPRVGERLAVSLQSFSFKRGMPRGVDMVFDCRFLRNPYWEQALRDLDGRDEAVEAYIRGDARFAEFYGRLSDLITFLLPAMVEEGKAHLAIGFGCTGGQHRSVAVAEILAKALAEAGWPVSKRHRELERRAASQPPLATGVTGA
- a CDS encoding HPr kinase/phosphatase C-terminal domain-containing protein, producing the protein MTGNGLLLHATCVAVEGRGILIIGPSGAGKSALALQLMALGARLVADDQVALSLRDGALWAACPPTIRGMIEARGVGLLNADPVEGAEVVLAVDLGQGETMRLPPRREVSYLGRSVDLVLGSQTPHFPASLLLYVSAGRRE